One Halobacterium zhouii genomic region harbors:
- a CDS encoding Hsp20/alpha crystallin family protein: MRGREFAEAVGGAVARRVGRAAGRFQEEAPLAVDVLESDDEYLVVFDAPGVTASDVQVNYVGNTVRVRIDRFRQYREGFEMQFPGRGLSMDGEATLPADAVVDAEHARAELQSDGTLHVYLPKGEDDGTTGVPVTEHDESGQTSESQATDDQSDA; encoded by the coding sequence ATGAGGGGCAGGGAGTTCGCAGAGGCGGTGGGCGGTGCGGTCGCGCGCCGCGTCGGTCGCGCCGCGGGTCGGTTCCAGGAGGAGGCGCCACTCGCCGTGGACGTTCTGGAGAGCGACGACGAGTACCTCGTGGTGTTCGACGCGCCGGGCGTGACGGCGAGCGACGTGCAGGTGAACTACGTGGGGAACACGGTCCGGGTCCGGATCGACCGCTTTCGGCAGTACCGGGAGGGGTTCGAGATGCAGTTCCCGGGGCGCGGACTGTCGATGGACGGCGAGGCGACGCTCCCCGCGGACGCCGTGGTGGACGCCGAGCACGCGCGCGCGGAACTCCAGTCAGATGGCACGCTACACGTGTACCTGCCGAAGGGCGAGGACGACGGCACCACCGGCGTGCCCGTGACCGAACACGACGAATCCGGCCAGACGAGCGAGAGCCAAGCGACGGACGACCAGTCCGACGCGTAG
- a CDS encoding DUF7559 family protein — protein MPATLEVRCTNDDCELDMFQLHYTYDMPDSVGVDDFSCPYCGETEPLEEIDV, from the coding sequence ATGCCCGCCACGCTCGAGGTTCGCTGCACGAACGACGACTGCGAACTCGACATGTTCCAGCTCCACTACACGTACGACATGCCCGACAGCGTCGGCGTCGACGACTTCTCGTGTCCGTACTGCGGAGAGACAGAGCCCCTGGAGGAGATCGACGTATGA